The genomic DNA TGTATGATTCTCGTTTACCACGAACTGCTGTTCTCATAATTGCGAAACACTCGACTGAAAAAACTTCAATTCGAGGAGTATCTCGAGTTACCGGACACCATCGCGACACTATATCTCGATATTATCACTTAATCGGTGAACATGCTGAAAAACTCAACGATTATTTTATTCATGACATTTCCGCGGGGGATTGTGAGATGGATGAAATTTGGGAGTTTGTTCAAAAAAAAACAAGAATCTCCTAACAACTGACTCTGAAGAATTAGGTGATTGTTGGTCCTATACTTGTTTTAAAAGGGATTCTGGATTATTTTTAGCATTTGAATCTGGAAAAAGAAATATTGATACTTGTGCAGATATGTTAGTTCGATTTTTTAACCGAATGGAACTTCCAACGCCAGAAAACAAAATATCGATTTTTACTGATGGAAACGTCCAATATAGCATTTGTTTACCTGAATTATATTGTGAGCCATGCTTGGATTATGGTCAGGTGATCAAAGTAAAAGAGAAGAATAAACTTGTTTATGTCATTCGAGAGAAAATTATGGGAAATCCAGATAGTAAAGCAATCTCTACCTCAGTCATTGAGGGCTACAATAATAAAATCAGACAACGATTGAGCCGTTTTGGAAGGAAAACTGCCTCTTTTTCAAAAAAACTCAATAGATTCATTTCAGCGCTAAATATCTTTCAATTTGTGCATAATTTTATCGAAGTAAAAAGTAGTCACAAGTCTCCAGCAATGTTAGAAAGTATTACTGATCATCTTTGGAATTGGAGTGAGTTTTTAAACTACCATGTTCAGTTCTAAAGGAGGCCAGTACCGGATTTTTTTCATAGAATCCATACATTAATGATAAGAAACTTAATCCGTAGAAAAAAGGGAAAAGAATTGATAGAATAATCAGAGTTTTGTTCCTTTTCTTAAATGATAATGGAAAAGAAAATTTTTGATATGGTGCATTTTTAAATAATATTTTAATAATAATTAAAAGAAAAAGAACCCCAATTATTGATAAGAGCATTAGTAAATAACTATAATATCCCTTTGAGTAAAAAAAGATGAATATGAGTGAAAATGCAAAAAGGAGACCATACTCAATATTATTAATAATTACTGAAGGTTTCAGAAAATCAATTAATGGATTCATAATTAAAAAAATTGGTTTTATTCTTTATATGGACAAACTTTCATTTGTTGATTCAGCGAAAAAATGTCTTAATTTTTTCATTGATTGGTTCTATTTCCGTATTTTTGAGATTTAAAAATATTTTCTCATATTCGCAAATAATCTTATCCCATGTGTAATGAGAAAGGATAAATTCTTTTCCTTTAGATGAGAGTTCTCTAGCTAATTCTTCATTATCCAGAATATGTATCACCGCATCAGCGATTTTTTGTGAATCACGAGGTTGAACAAGTATTGCATGATCAGCAAAATGATCTCTCACTCCAGGAATATCTGATGATATTACTGGAAGATTGAAGTACATAGCTTCTAAGATGGTCGTTGGAAGGCCTTCCGATAGGGATGGAAGGATAAAAAGATTGGAGGACTGATAAAATGCAATTAAATCTTTTTTACTGACTGATCCAGTAAACAGAGTATTTTTTTCTATTTCTAATTCCTTCACTAGGTTGAGCGATTCGTAATAATAATCTCCATTTCCGATAAAAAGGAATAATACATTTTTCTTTGTTTTTTTAATAATTAAGGGTATTGAATAAAGGAGGTATAAAATTCCCTTTCTATGAATAATTTGTCCAACAAACAAAATAATAAATTTATTTGATAAGTTATTTTTTACTCTAAAGGATTCAATTTCTTGATTGCTTAATTGATCAGTATTTAATTCAATTGGATCTATTCCATTTGGTATTATGTGAATTTTTTCCGGTTTAATTCCCAAAGATTCAACATATTTTTTATCTGAAGAAGATAATACAATAATTGCATTTGCTTTGGTAAATATTATTTTTCCGATGATTTTACTATAAATTTTTTCTATGAAGTCAATTATAGGATTTCCAAAAAAGAGTTGACCATGGCAAGTTATTACAAGAGGTTTTCTTTTTGATACCGAGTGAAAAATTGATGTTATCGCTGCATAGCTATGTTCGTTATGTGTGTGAATTACATCATATCCTTTGATTTCTTGATCGGGGATAAAAAAACTTGGACTGATAGGATTTCTTAATGGTCTGATAATACATGAATATCTAAAAATATTTATTCCTTCATATCTCTCTCTTTTTTTTGATTTAGGAAAATTACTTACAATCAAATCAATGTCATGTCCTTTTTTTATCAAATACTTACATAGATTTTTGATATAAATTTCTTGGCCACCTATATATGGAATAAAATACGGGGCAATCTGTAAAATTTTCATTGATAAATCCACACCCCTCCCATGGATCAAAATTATTTTGCCCTTTTTGTAATAATATTTACTATCTTCTCCCCGGCAGTTCCATCCCCATATGGATTACTCCACCCCCCGGATCCTCCAATCATCTTCTGCACACCTGCCAGAATCCTTTCCGGTTCTGTCCCGACAATAGTATTTGCCCTGACATCCACTGTCTCCGGTCGTTCGGTATTCTCCCGGAGAGTAACACAGGGCACTCCAAGAATACAACACTCTTCCTGCACACCACCTGAATCGGTGAGGACAAGTCGGGCTTTGGATTCAAGCTGGAGAAAACTGAAAAACCCAATAGGGTCGGTCAGGAATATCCCGTTTACCGGAATCTGAAACTGATCTATCATCTTTCGTGTCCGGGGATGAACTGGAAAAATGATAGGGATAGTATATTGTTTATGAATCGTCGTCAGGGCACTGATAATATGCTGCAATTTCTCCGGGTTATCCACGTTCTCCTGCCGGTGAGCGGTAACGAGGAAATATTCCTTTGGCCTGACTTCAAAGGTCTTTAGGGCATCACCCCTCTTTTTCGCGATCTCCAGGTTCTGGTACACTG from Methanospirillum hungatei JF-1 includes the following:
- a CDS encoding IS1-like element ISMhu11 family transposase (programmed frameshift), whose product is MVGKRGPILITCQNPDCTYFQIEDGKNITKNGHNSAGNQQYYCHHCRRFFIETKNTPLYDSRLPRTAVLIIAKHSTEKTSIRGVSRVTGHHRDTISRYYHLIGEHAEKLNDYFIHDISAGDCEMDEIWEFVPKKNKNLLTTDSEELGDCWSYTCFKRDSGLFLAFESGKRNIDTCADMLVRFFNRMELPTPENKISIFTDGNVQYSICLPELYCEPCLDYGQVIKVKEKNKLVYVIREKIMGNPDSKAISTSVIEGYNNKIRQRLSRFGRKTASFSKKLNRFISALNIFQFVHNFIEVKSSHKSPAMLESITDHLWNWSEFLNYHVQF
- a CDS encoding glycosyltransferase family 4 protein, yielding MKILQIAPYFIPYIGGQEIYIKNLCKYLIKKGHDIDLIVSNFPKSKKRERYEGINIFRYSCIIRPLRNPISPSFFIPDQEIKGYDVIHTHNEHSYAAITSIFHSVSKRKPLVITCHGQLFFGNPIIDFIEKIYSKIIGKIIFTKANAIIVLSSSDKKYVESLGIKPEKIHIIPNGIDPIELNTDQLSNQEIESFRVKNNLSNKFIILFVGQIIHRKGILYLLYSIPLIIKKTKKNVLFLFIGNGDYYYESLNLVKELEIEKNTLFTGSVSKKDLIAFYQSSNLFILPSLSEGLPTTILEAMYFNLPVISSDIPGVRDHFADHAILVQPRDSQKIADAVIHILDNEELARELSSKGKEFILSHYTWDKIICEYEKIFLNLKNTEIEPINEKIKTFFR
- the wecB gene encoding non-hydrolyzing UDP-N-acetylglucosamine 2-epimerase gives rise to the protein MISIIVGTRPEIIKMSPIIRECQRRNIDFSLLHTGQHYSYEMDRIFFEELNLPVPDHHLDVGSGSHADQTGAIMSGIGRVYEEERPDVVLVQGDTNTVLAGSLVAAKMRVPLGHVEAGLRSYDRTMPEEVNRVVSDHVGDWLFAPTEKARENLLKEGIDESKILVTGNTIVDAVYQNLEIAKKRGDALKTFEVRPKEYFLVTAHRQENVDNPEKLQHIISALTTIHKQYTIPIIFPVHPRTRKMIDQFQIPVNGIFLTDPIGFFSFLQLESKARLVLTDSGGVQEECCILGVPCVTLRENTERPETVDVRANTIVGTEPERILAGVQKMIGGSGGWSNPYGDGTAGEKIVNIITKRAK